Below is a window of Hydrogenimonas sp. DNA.
GCGGTATAGGCGCGGAGATAGCGAAGACTCTTGCCGGGTACGGTCTCAAGGTCTGGATAAACTACAGAAGCGGTGCCGAAGCCGCCGACGGTGTGAAGGCCGAGATAGAGGCTGCCGGGGGTGAAGCCGCCGTAATAGGTTTCGATGTAAGCGACGAAGCGGCATATGTGGATGCCGTCAAGACCATCGTCGATGCTGACGGCGAGCTTTCATATATTGTCAACAATGCCGGAATAACCAAAGACAAACTTGCAATGCGCATGAAAGCGGAAGAGTTCGAAGCGGTACTTCGTGCAAACCTGACATCCGCTTTCGTCGGCTGCAGAGAGGCGATAAAGGTGATGGGCAAAAAACGGTTCGGAGCCGTAGTCAATGTGGCATCGATAGTAGGTGAGACCGGAAACGCCGGACAGACAAACTACAGCGCCTCCAAAGGGGGGCTCATAGCGATGACGAAAAGCTTCGCTCTGGAAGGCGCGCCGCGCAACATCAGGTTCAACACCGTAACACC
It encodes the following:
- a CDS encoding 3-oxoacyl-[acyl-carrier protein] reductase; this translates as MRFSGKNVLVTGASRGIGAEIAKTLAGYGLKVWINYRSGAEAADGVKAEIEAAGGEAAVIGFDVSDEAAYVDAVKTIVDADGELSYIVNNAGITKDKLAMRMKAEEFEAVLRANLTSAFVGCREAIKVMGKKRFGAVVNVASIVGETGNAGQTNYSASKGGLIAMTKSFALEGAPRNIRFNTVTPGFIKTDMTDELKEEIKEAFIDRIPLSRFGEPKEVADAIAFLLSDHASYITGETLKINGGMNMA